The proteins below come from a single Demetria terragena DSM 11295 genomic window:
- a CDS encoding undecaprenyl-diphosphate phosphatase translates to MSWLEAIVLGIVQGLTEFLPISSSAHQLVVARLFFDSDGGGSAFTAINQLGTEAAVLVYFWRDITRIIKQWSLSLVGKVDRSDPDARMGWLVIAGTLPIAILGLLFQDWIDSTLRNLWITASMLLIFAIVIAAADMRAKQTKELTQLDTKSGIAFGFWQACALIPGVSRSGGTIAGGLFMGFTREAAARYSFLLAIPAVLASGFFKVIKVAEDDPNPEWGPILIATVIAFVIGYAVISWLMQYISNHDFKVFVIYRVILALVLFGLLAFGVVDAAAPPV, encoded by the coding sequence ATGAGTTGGCTGGAGGCCATTGTCCTTGGCATCGTCCAGGGCCTCACTGAATTTTTGCCGATCTCATCGTCGGCGCACCAGTTGGTCGTCGCGCGACTGTTCTTTGACTCGGACGGCGGCGGCTCAGCGTTTACGGCCATCAACCAGCTCGGTACTGAGGCGGCTGTGTTGGTCTACTTCTGGCGCGACATCACCAGGATCATCAAGCAATGGTCGTTGTCGCTGGTGGGGAAGGTCGACCGCAGCGACCCCGACGCCCGCATGGGCTGGTTGGTCATCGCGGGAACCCTGCCCATCGCCATCCTTGGCTTGCTATTCCAAGACTGGATCGACTCGACGCTGCGCAACCTGTGGATCACCGCGTCCATGCTGCTCATCTTCGCGATCGTGATCGCGGCGGCCGATATGCGAGCCAAGCAGACCAAAGAACTCACTCAGCTTGATACGAAGTCCGGCATCGCGTTCGGTTTCTGGCAGGCTTGCGCGCTGATCCCAGGTGTCTCTCGTTCAGGCGGCACCATCGCCGGTGGTCTGTTCATGGGCTTCACCCGCGAGGCCGCCGCTCGCTACTCGTTCCTCCTGGCGATCCCGGCCGTGCTGGCATCTGGATTCTTCAAGGTGATCAAGGTCGCCGAGGACGATCCGAACCCCGAATGGGGCCCGATCCTCATCGCCACGGTCATCGCGTTTGTCATCGGCTATGCCGTGATCTCTTGGCTCATGCAGTACATCTCCAATCACGACTTCAAGGTGTTCGTGATCTACCGGGTGATCTTGGCGCTGGTGTTGTTCGGACTACTGGCCTTCGGTGTCGTCGACGCTGCCGCGCCGCCTGTGTAG
- a CDS encoding DUF4233 domain-containing protein, translated as MIGGLRWYGVGEKMFRRLVAVVLVGEAFVFFFVALVAWAVRRDTPGEPAVAYLVIGCVLAVVAFLTSGLLRRPWGVTVGWVLQFFVLAASFVELTMLVIGAIFLALWITALVQGDKMDALTAQFHDTNGSTA; from the coding sequence GTGATCGGCGGACTGCGGTGGTACGGCGTCGGGGAGAAGATGTTTCGCCGTCTGGTGGCAGTTGTCCTCGTCGGGGAGGCCTTCGTCTTTTTCTTCGTGGCTCTCGTCGCGTGGGCAGTGCGGCGAGACACCCCGGGTGAGCCGGCGGTGGCATACCTCGTGATCGGGTGCGTCCTGGCTGTCGTCGCCTTCCTGACCTCCGGGCTGCTGCGCAGACCGTGGGGAGTGACGGTCGGTTGGGTGCTGCAGTTCTTCGTGCTCGCCGCGTCCTTCGTCGAGCTGACCATGCTGGTGATCGGTGCCATCTTCCTCGCCCTGTGGATCACCGCCCTGGTGCAGGGAGACAAGATGGACGCCCTCACCGCTCAATTTCACGACACGAACGGAAGTACCGCATGA
- a CDS encoding rod shape-determining protein: protein MAGKGIGRDLAIDLGTANTLIYERGAGVVLDEPSIVALEVGTGRLLAAGTRAKEMLGRTPGHVQVVRPLQHGVIDDGEIAERMLRYFVGQVRPSRLVRPRMVVCVPSEVTGVERRALEDAATRAGARKVFVVEEAVAAALGADLPIEGTTGCMVVDIGGGTSDVAVLSLGGIVSARSVRVGGDEIDEAIVAHVKSEYALLLGERSAEDIKVQVGSAFPMREEASMRVRGRDLISGLPKTVTVTSTEVRRAIDGPLLAVCELVRATLDVCPPELAGDVLDQGIVLTGGGAQLRGLAERMRHELGVPVRTAEDPLRSVARGAGQCVEDFGALQHVLVDTKRY, encoded by the coding sequence GTGGCGGGAAAGGGCATCGGACGCGATCTGGCGATCGACTTGGGTACCGCCAACACCCTCATCTACGAGCGCGGCGCAGGTGTCGTCCTCGATGAGCCATCCATCGTTGCGCTCGAGGTGGGTACCGGCCGGCTGCTGGCCGCTGGGACCCGAGCCAAAGAGATGCTTGGCCGGACGCCAGGACACGTGCAGGTCGTGCGGCCGTTGCAGCACGGCGTGATCGACGACGGTGAAATCGCCGAGCGCATGCTGCGCTACTTCGTCGGCCAGGTGCGGCCATCCCGGCTGGTGCGTCCACGGATGGTGGTGTGCGTACCAAGCGAGGTCACCGGCGTCGAACGGCGCGCGTTGGAGGATGCCGCGACCAGAGCCGGAGCGCGCAAGGTGTTCGTCGTGGAGGAGGCTGTCGCCGCCGCGCTGGGCGCGGACTTGCCGATCGAGGGCACGACGGGCTGCATGGTGGTCGATATCGGCGGCGGCACGAGCGATGTCGCCGTACTCAGTCTGGGCGGGATTGTCAGTGCCCGGTCCGTACGAGTCGGTGGCGATGAGATCGACGAAGCCATCGTGGCGCACGTCAAGAGCGAGTACGCGCTCCTCCTGGGGGAGCGCAGCGCCGAAGACATCAAAGTCCAGGTCGGGTCCGCGTTCCCCATGCGTGAGGAAGCGTCGATGCGGGTGCGGGGACGCGACCTCATCAGCGGCTTGCCCAAGACGGTGACCGTGACCTCAACCGAGGTTCGCCGAGCCATTGATGGCCCCTTGCTGGCCGTTTGCGAGCTGGTCCGGGCCACGCTCGATGTGTGTCCGCCGGAACTCGCGGGCGACGTCCTCGACCAAGGAATCGTGTTGACCGGCGGCGGTGCACAACTGCGTGGCCTTGCTGAGCGGATGCGGCACGAGCTGGGCGTACCGGTGCGGACCGCCGAGGACCCACTGCGCTCCGTGGCCCGCGGGGCGGGGCAGTGCGTCGAGGATTTCGGCGCACTGCAGCACGTTCTGGTCGACACCAAGCGCTACTGA
- the ndk gene encoding nucleoside-diphosphate kinase, whose amino-acid sequence MTEQIERSLVIVKPDGYRRGLTGEVLRRIEAKGYTVVELAVRTPDRERLAQHYAEHEGKPFYEPLVEFMSSGPATFAVIEGHGCIAGFRALAGATNPTEAAPGSIRGDLGRDWGLKVQQNIVHGSDSAESAAREIGIWFPES is encoded by the coding sequence GTGACTGAGCAGATTGAGCGTTCCCTGGTGATCGTGAAGCCGGACGGCTATCGCCGCGGGCTCACCGGAGAGGTGCTGCGCCGCATCGAAGCCAAGGGTTACACCGTGGTCGAGTTGGCCGTACGCACCCCTGACCGTGAGCGCCTGGCCCAGCATTACGCCGAGCACGAAGGCAAGCCGTTCTACGAGCCCCTGGTGGAGTTCATGTCCTCCGGTCCGGCCACCTTCGCGGTGATCGAGGGCCACGGCTGCATCGCGGGCTTCCGCGCGCTGGCTGGCGCGACCAACCCGACCGAGGCAGCACCCGGATCGATCCGTGGGGACCTTGGCCGCGACTGGGGCCTGAAGGTGCAGCAGAACATCGTGCACGGCTCTGACTCAGCGGAGTCGGCAGCGCGTGAGATCGGGATCTGGTTTCCCGAGAGCTGA
- a CDS encoding MarR family winged helix-turn-helix transcriptional regulator, producing the protein MTADEPTGPSLRQDYDAAVAAYVEAGGSESVQRVITAVHAVHRRLSRWYDDQLADLGLSAGEWAVISHMAMHRAGEIVTPSHLSQVLSIAPSSMTHRLDRMAERGLIERVPDEVNRTRILITLTDDGRQLFRDVIQQSDVMEGNVLGQFSEKQRTDLADLLERAVSGLDDALSR; encoded by the coding sequence ATGACCGCCGACGAGCCAACCGGACCGAGCCTTCGTCAGGATTACGATGCCGCGGTCGCCGCATACGTCGAGGCAGGCGGCAGCGAATCAGTTCAACGCGTCATCACCGCAGTCCACGCGGTTCACCGGCGGCTGTCGCGCTGGTACGACGACCAGTTGGCTGATCTCGGGCTAAGCGCCGGCGAATGGGCGGTCATCTCCCACATGGCCATGCACCGGGCCGGCGAGATCGTCACCCCGAGCCATCTGTCTCAGGTGCTCTCGATCGCCCCGTCCTCGATGACCCACCGCCTGGACCGGATGGCCGAGCGCGGGCTCATCGAGCGCGTACCCGATGAAGTCAACCGCACTCGGATCCTGATCACCCTCACCGACGACGGGCGCCAACTCTTCCGCGACGTCATTCAGCAGTCGGATGTGATGGAAGGCAATGTCCTCGGACAGTTCAGCGAGAAACAACGCACCGACCTGGCCGACCTACTGGAGCGCGCGGTGAGCGGCTTGGACGACGCGCTCTCGCGCTAA